The Anaerolineales bacterium genome segment TCAGTCCTTTCTGGGGCAGGCGACCACCCTGATCGCCGTTCTGTTCTTGGGCGGGGTGCAGTTGATCTGCGTCGGGATCCTGGGCGAGTACATCGGGCGTCTGTACGACGAGGCGAAAGGGCGTCCGCTCTACGTCGTGCGCCAGGGTCCGGACGAGGGACCTTCAGCCGAAGGTCCCAGCATGAAGAAATCGTCCGGGGGCAAGCGTCCTGCTCGCCGGACCGCGACCCGCAAGTCCTGAGGAGACGTGAAGCACCATGAGCAGAATTGACCTGACCGTAGATGGTGAGCGACGCAAGCGCGCCGCGGGGCGTGCCCGCGAGCGCAGCATCCTGATCCCGACTTTCGCCCAGATGAAGGACCCGAGCAAGATCCCGGCTGGGATCCGCCAGAAGCTTGGCCGCGTCGGGCTGTGGGATGTCGACCCGCTCAACCTCTTCCGCATTACCTGGAAGAACGAGCCCGTTGCCAAAGGTGGCGGATTCGGCGGCGTCAACTACTTGGAATTCCCCTCCAGCCTGACCGGGACCCAGGCCCGCATCATCGCCCTGGTGGGCAAGTGGTTCCCGACCGGCGCGCACAAGGTCGGGGCGGCGTTCGGCTGTTTGGTGCCGCGCCTTGTCACCGGCCAGTTCGACCCGACGACGCAGAAGGCCGTCTGGCCGTCGACTGGGAACTACTGCCGGGGCGGAGCCTACGATTCGGCGCTGCTGGGCTGCGAATCGATCGCCATCCTGCCGGAGGGGATGAGCCGGGAACGCTTCGAGTGGCTGTCCACGATCGCCGGCGAGGTGATCAAGACGCCGGGCAGCGAATCGAATGTCAAGGAGATCTTCGACAAGTGCTGGGAGCTGCGGCGTTCCGGCCAGGATCTGATGATCTTCAACCAGTTCGAGGAGTTCGGCAACTACCTGTGGCACTACGAGGTCACCGGGCACGCCATGCAGGAAGTCCTGCAGCGCGAACTCCGGTCGGGGGACACGTATCGGGGCGTGGCGCTGACCACCGGCTCGGCGGGCACGATCGCCTGCGGCGACTATCTGAAGCAGGTCTTCCCGAACAGCAAGGTCGCCGCCTCTGAGGCACTGCAGTGCCCGACGCTTCTCGAGAACGGCTTCGGGGCGCACCGCATCGAGGGCATCGGCGACAAGCATGTTCCCTGGATCCACAACGTGGGCAACACCGACTTGGTGGTGGCGATCGACGATGCGGCCGTGGTGAACATCTCGCGCCTGTTCAACGAGAAGGCCGGCCGTTCACACCTGGTCAAGCAAGGGGTGCCGGAGGCCATGGTCGGCCGGCTCGACCTGCTCGGCTTCTCCGGGATCGCCAACCTGCTGTCGTCGATCAAGCTCGCCAAGTACTACGAACTCGGCCCACAGGACATCGTGCTGACTATCCTGACCGACTCGATGGAGCTATACGCCAGTCGGCTGACCGAGATGCACGCCGAGTACGGGGAGTACGGCGAGAAGGACGCTGCCGCCGACTACGCCCGCTACCTGCTCGGCGAGTCGACCGACAACCTGCTCGAGCTGCGCTACCCGGACCGGCGGCGCGTCCACAACCTCAAGTACTACACCTGGGTTGAGCAGCAAGGGAGGACGTACGAGGAGATCCTGGCGCAGTGGTCGGCTGCCGACTACTGGAGCGCGGTGCAGTCTCAGACTGACGAAATCGATGCCCTGATCGAGGAGTTCAATTCGCTGACCGGGCTGATGTAGCCGGTCTCCTGACCCGGACGTCTTGGAGCAGGGGAGACATCTCCCCTCCTCCTCCGGCAGCAGGGGGTGCTTCATGCCGGGGATCCTGCCCGAAGACCTGGTGCTGGTTGCCATTGCCAAGCACCCGCGTGACCTTGAGATCGCTCGCCTGCTGGGTTGGTACCGGATCCCGCTGGCGTATTCCCCCAAGACCCTACATGTTGAATGGCTGGCCTTCTACCAGACGGCGGCTTTCGCCGATCAGCGCTGGTCGGTTCGCTGGGTGGCGCAGGTCCGAGGCTATGAATTGACCACCCGGGCGTCGCTGCTCCGGGCGGAACCCCGGCACCCTAGAGCCGAGGAGCCGTATTTCAAACTGCAGCTCGGCCCGCTGGAGCCTCTGCCCCATCCGATCGAATCGCGGCGGTGGCGACGGTTCACCTTCCTGTACACGACGGGGGAGCGTCTGCTCGCCGCCCAGGATCTGCGACAGCTGGTGATGACCAGTGCCCGGGAGCGGGCCCACCTCTGGCGCGCTCTCCGGGAGCGCCGGTGCAGGCCTGCGTGGCCCCACCCGGGCTCGAGCGCGCCCGGCGAATGAGAACTGGCCTCACCCCTTCTCAGGGGAGAATGCGGGGTCTTCAGTCCGGCCACATGGTAGGGACCTGCGGTCAGGCGGCGTTCGGGACGGGGGATCCCCCTACTGATCGGGCGCGGCCGGGGCGTAGCCCGTCCGGCCGAGTGATCGGCCGACAGGAATGATCATGCTCACGGACTTGCGGGGCTCCATCATCAAGCCCCCAGTCAGGTGAAGCCCATACCGGTCCGCCTCCAAGAGGTGGAAGATCCGGGGCTGCAGTTCGACCGGCCACTGACCGATCCCAGGACGATACCCGGGCCCGGCCCTGAGGCCCTCGGCGGCGGCCGTCGAGCGGATCTGGCGATGCAACCTTCGGGCAAGCCCGGCAACCCAGGCATTGCCGATCTCATCGAGGATCACTGCCCGGGCGGGCTCATCGGGGAACATGTCCGAGACCCGGCGCTCCAGCTG includes the following:
- a CDS encoding pyridoxal-phosphate dependent enzyme, which produces MSRIDLTVDGERRKRAAGRARERSILIPTFAQMKDPSKIPAGIRQKLGRVGLWDVDPLNLFRITWKNEPVAKGGGFGGVNYLEFPSSLTGTQARIIALVGKWFPTGAHKVGAAFGCLVPRLVTGQFDPTTQKAVWPSTGNYCRGGAYDSALLGCESIAILPEGMSRERFEWLSTIAGEVIKTPGSESNVKEIFDKCWELRRSGQDLMIFNQFEEFGNYLWHYEVTGHAMQEVLQRELRSGDTYRGVALTTGSAGTIACGDYLKQVFPNSKVAASEALQCPTLLENGFGAHRIEGIGDKHVPWIHNVGNTDLVVAIDDAAVVNISRLFNEKAGRSHLVKQGVPEAMVGRLDLLGFSGIANLLSSIKLAKYYELGPQDIVLTILTDSMELYASRLTEMHAEYGEYGEKDAAADYARYLLGESTDNLLELRYPDRRRVHNLKYYTWVEQQGRTYEEILAQWSAADYWSAVQSQTDEIDALIEEFNSLTGLM